A stretch of the Defluviitalea raffinosedens genome encodes the following:
- a CDS encoding chemotaxis protein CheW, with protein sequence MATKQEVIFKLGGEEYGLDIMKVYGIEKYQQITKVPNTPEYIEGIINLRGEVHPIYNLRKKFKMPEKPIDDDTKMIIVNSNDMMVGFIVDAVSEIRHIEESDIKPAPKLISGIDRRYIIGVGKVGERMIILLDVDLILEDEEKREISQVIEENNA encoded by the coding sequence ATGGCAACCAAACAAGAAGTAATTTTTAAATTAGGTGGAGAAGAATATGGCTTGGACATTATGAAAGTGTATGGCATTGAAAAGTATCAGCAGATTACAAAAGTACCCAACACGCCGGAGTACATTGAAGGGATCATTAATCTAAGAGGAGAAGTGCATCCTATTTACAACTTAAGAAAGAAATTTAAAATGCCTGAAAAACCCATAGATGATGATACCAAAATGATCATCGTCAATTCTAATGACATGATGGTTGGTTTTATTGTAGATGCAGTATCTGAAATCAGACACATAGAAGAAAGCGATATAAAGCCGGCACCCAAACTTATTTCAGGTATTGACAGACGTTATATTATTGGTGTGGGTAAAGTAGGAGAAAGAATGATTATTTTATTAGATGTTGACTTAATATTAGAAGATGAAGAAAAGAGAGAAATTAGTCAAGTAATAGAAGAAAACAATGCTTAA
- a CDS encoding aspartate kinase yields MLIVQKFGGSSVANVERVFNVAKRIIETYKQGNDVVVVLSAQGDTTDELIAKAHEIDLHPSRREMDMLISTGEQISVALMAMAIQKLGYPAVSLNAFQVGMYTNTTHSNARLKKIHTERIEAELDRKNIVLVTGFQGINKFDDITTLGRSGSDTTAVALAAALKADKCEIYTDVDGVYTADPRVVKDARKLKEISYDEMLELASLGAKVLHNRSVEIAKKYNVELVVRSSLNNAEGTVVKEVCNMEKMLVSGVAGDKNVARISVIGVEDTPGKAFELFSLLAKHKISVDIILQSIGRDGTKDISFTVARDDLHDALKLIKENQERLTAKDVVYSDKIAKVSIVGAGMATNPGVAAMMFEAMYNAGINIHMISTSEVKISVLIDEKYTEDAMNAIHEQFRLAIER; encoded by the coding sequence TTGTTAATTGTACAAAAATTTGGAGGAAGCTCCGTAGCCAATGTAGAAAGAGTATTTAATGTTGCAAAACGAATTATTGAAACCTACAAGCAAGGAAATGATGTTGTCGTTGTTTTGTCAGCTCAAGGGGATACCACTGATGAACTGATTGCGAAAGCCCATGAGATTGATTTGCATCCTTCCAGAAGAGAAATGGATATGCTTATATCTACGGGTGAGCAAATATCTGTTGCACTTATGGCAATGGCAATTCAGAAATTGGGATATCCTGCTGTTTCTTTAAATGCTTTTCAGGTAGGTATGTATACAAATACTACCCATAGCAACGCAAGATTAAAGAAAATTCACACAGAGAGGATAGAGGCGGAATTAGACAGAAAAAATATTGTATTGGTTACAGGTTTTCAAGGCATTAATAAATTTGACGATATTACTACCCTTGGAAGAAGTGGATCGGATACCACTGCGGTTGCTTTAGCTGCTGCATTGAAAGCTGATAAATGTGAAATTTATACAGATGTTGACGGCGTATATACTGCTGACCCGAGAGTTGTTAAGGACGCAAGAAAATTAAAAGAAATTTCATATGATGAAATGCTGGAACTGGCTTCTTTAGGAGCAAAGGTTCTTCACAACCGTTCTGTTGAAATTGCTAAAAAATATAATGTAGAACTCGTTGTAAGGTCCAGTTTAAACAATGCAGAAGGTACAGTTGTTAAGGAGGTTTGTAATATGGAAAAAATGTTAGTAAGCGGTGTAGCAGGCGATAAGAATGTAGCCAGAATCTCGGTAATTGGCGTTGAAGATACTCCAGGGAAGGCCTTTGAATTATTCTCATTATTAGCAAAACATAAAATCAGTGTGGATATTATTCTGCAATCTATTGGTCGAGACGGAACGAAAGACATCTCCTTTACAGTAGCCAGAGACGATTTACATGATGCCCTCAAACTTATTAAAGAAAACCAAGAAAGATTAACGGCAAAAGATGTGGTATACAGTGATAAAATAGCAAAAGTATCCATTGTTGGAGCTGGAATGGCAACCAATCCTGGAGTAGCAGCAATGATGTTTGAAGCGATGTATAATGCAGGAATTAATATCCATATGATTTCTACATCTGAAGTAAAAATTTCTGTACTGATTGATGAAAAATATACAGAAGATGCGATGAATGCAATCCACGAGCAATTCAGACTGGCAATTGAAAGATAG
- a CDS encoding ACT domain-containing protein encodes MKEKSGYYIVKQDVLPEVFIKVVEAKRLLESEKVQTVQEAVELVGISRSSFYKYKDSVFPFFENSRGRTITISIQLEDQAGLLSHVLNVIASVGANILTIHQTIPVNKIANVTITMETNPMKDDIKELMDQLESIEGVLNVKIIARE; translated from the coding sequence ATGAAAGAGAAATCTGGATATTATATAGTAAAACAGGATGTACTTCCTGAAGTATTTATTAAAGTCGTGGAAGCTAAGAGACTCCTGGAATCAGAAAAAGTACAAACGGTGCAGGAAGCTGTAGAACTCGTGGGAATCAGCAGGAGTTCTTTTTATAAATATAAAGATTCTGTATTTCCCTTTTTTGAGAATTCCAGAGGAAGAACGATTACGATTTCTATTCAGCTGGAAGATCAGGCGGGGTTATTATCTCATGTATTGAACGTTATTGCATCTGTCGGTGCAAATATATTAACCATTCATCAAACGATACCAGTGAATAAAATTGCCAATGTAACGATTACAATGGAAACCAATCCTATGAAGGATGATATTAAAGAGCTTATGGATCAACTAGAATCCATTGAAGGGGTTTTAAATGTTAAAATAATAGCTAGGGAGTGA
- a CDS encoding homoserine dehydrogenase, with the protein MINIAILGYGTVGSGVVEVIKTNQSSIDKRAGKHINIKHVLDLRKFPGDPVEEILTDNVEDILNDDEVKIIVEVMGGVEPAYTYVKRALLSGKSVVTSNKELVAKHGAELLQIAKEKNINFLFEASVGGGIPIIRPLNQSLTADEIYEITGILNGTTNYILSKMADEGRSFEDVLKEAQDKGYAERDPRADVEGYDACRKIAILSSLAFGMQVDYEDIYTEGITKITKKDMEYAEKLGCSIKLLATSKKIDHRIFARVSPVMIDKEHPLATVNGVFNAIFIKGNVIGDVMFYGKGAGKLPTASAVVADIVDAVKHLNRNIVSFWSTEKMSLMDLKDVTTQYFVKIHYENFEKARKEVENLFGPIDIIQLDKKDQEFAFITPEESEGTLQEKIFTLKEKDDITEVGSLIRIER; encoded by the coding sequence ATGATCAATATTGCCATACTGGGTTACGGAACGGTAGGATCCGGTGTTGTGGAAGTTATTAAAACGAATCAGAGTAGTATTGATAAAAGAGCAGGAAAACATATCAACATTAAACATGTGCTGGATTTAAGAAAATTTCCTGGAGATCCTGTAGAAGAAATTTTAACAGATAACGTAGAAGACATCTTAAATGATGATGAAGTTAAAATTATAGTGGAAGTTATGGGTGGCGTTGAACCTGCTTATACCTATGTAAAAAGAGCGTTACTTAGCGGAAAAAGTGTTGTAACTTCCAATAAAGAATTAGTAGCGAAGCATGGGGCAGAACTTTTACAAATTGCCAAGGAAAAAAATATCAACTTCCTGTTTGAAGCCAGTGTAGGCGGAGGAATTCCTATTATCCGACCTTTAAATCAATCCCTGACAGCCGATGAAATTTATGAAATTACAGGTATTTTGAATGGAACAACCAATTATATTCTTTCTAAAATGGCTGATGAAGGCAGAAGTTTTGAAGATGTATTAAAAGAAGCCCAGGATAAAGGATATGCAGAAAGAGATCCGAGAGCAGATGTAGAAGGATATGATGCTTGCAGAAAAATTGCTATTTTATCTTCTCTGGCTTTTGGCATGCAAGTAGATTATGAGGACATATATACGGAAGGTATTACAAAAATCACAAAGAAAGATATGGAGTATGCAGAAAAACTCGGATGTTCTATTAAACTTCTCGCTACAAGTAAAAAGATTGATCATCGTATATTTGCCAGGGTTTCACCGGTCATGATTGATAAAGAGCATCCGCTTGCAACCGTAAATGGAGTGTTTAATGCGATATTTATCAAAGGAAATGTAATCGGAGATGTTATGTTTTATGGAAAAGGCGCAGGGAAACTTCCTACGGCCAGCGCTGTTGTAGCGGATATTGTAGATGCAGTCAAACATTTAAATCGTAATATTGTGTCCTTCTGGAGCACCGAAAAAATGAGCTTAATGGATTTAAAAGATGTAACTACTCAATATTTTGTAAAGATCCACTATGAAAATTTTGAAAAAGCAAGAAAAGAAGTAGAAAACTTATTTGGTCCAATAGACATCATCCAATTGGATAAAAAAGACCAGGAATTTGCATTTATTACACCAGAAGAAAGTGAAGGTACGCTTCAAGAAAAAATATTTACACTGAAAGAAAAGGATGATATAACAGAAGTGGGCAGCTTAATCAGAATCGAAAGATAA
- a CDS encoding cofactor-independent phosphoglycerate mutase yields MKYVIILGDGMADEPIKELNNQTPLQYANKPTMDALAKLGEIGRVHTIPKGMAPGSDTANLAVLGYDPSLYYTGRSPLEAVSMGVELLDSDITFRCNLVTLSDEGEYKDKVILDHSADEISTEEARELIKAVNEHFRSKAIEFHPGISYRHLMVWHEGPDDFDLTPPHDILGKSIKDYLPKGSQSGTILNMMKESYDFLSVHPINIQRVKKGLRPANSIWIWGEGRRPRLPLFEEKYGLKGSVISAVDLIKGIGICAGLKSVDVEGATGNIHTNFEGKAMAAINELKNGQDFVYVHVEAPDECGHRNELENKVKSIELLDEKVVKVIVEELNLLGEDYSIMILPDHPTPLRLRTHTDDPVPYLIYRKNKEVLNLEQKYDEIFATSSKNCFPIGHELIEYFFKK; encoded by the coding sequence ATGAAATATGTTATAATTCTTGGGGATGGCATGGCAGACGAACCAATCAAGGAACTCAATAACCAGACTCCCCTGCAATATGCCAATAAACCTACGATGGATGCTTTGGCTAAGTTGGGCGAAATTGGGAGAGTTCACACAATTCCGAAGGGAATGGCTCCCGGAAGCGATACTGCGAATCTGGCTGTATTAGGATATGATCCCAGCCTTTATTATACAGGTAGATCTCCGTTAGAAGCGGTAAGTATGGGTGTGGAACTTTTAGACAGCGATATAACCTTTCGATGTAACCTGGTAACGCTCTCTGATGAAGGAGAATATAAAGACAAGGTTATTCTGGACCATAGTGCTGATGAAATTTCAACGGAAGAAGCCAGGGAATTAATAAAAGCTGTAAATGAGCACTTTAGATCAAAAGCTATAGAATTTCATCCAGGAATAAGCTACAGGCATTTAATGGTGTGGCATGAAGGCCCGGACGATTTTGATTTAACACCTCCCCATGATATACTGGGAAAGAGTATTAAGGATTATCTTCCTAAGGGTTCACAAAGTGGCACTATTTTAAATATGATGAAAGAGAGCTATGATTTTTTAAGTGTTCATCCTATCAATATTCAAAGAGTTAAAAAGGGTTTAAGACCTGCGAACTCTATTTGGATTTGGGGAGAAGGAAGAAGACCCAGGCTCCCTCTTTTTGAGGAAAAATACGGTCTAAAAGGCTCTGTAATTTCTGCTGTGGATTTAATTAAAGGTATTGGAATATGTGCAGGGCTAAAATCTGTAGATGTAGAAGGAGCTACCGGAAATATTCATACAAATTTTGAAGGGAAAGCTATGGCAGCGATCAATGAACTAAAGAATGGTCAGGATTTTGTGTACGTTCATGTAGAAGCACCGGATGAATGTGGACATAGGAACGAATTAGAGAATAAAGTGAAATCTATAGAACTTTTGGATGAAAAGGTTGTAAAAGTAATTGTAGAAGAGCTCAATTTACTGGGAGAAGACTATTCTATCATGATTTTGCCGGATCATCCTACACCCCTTAGGCTTAGAACTCATACAGATGACCCCGTACCGTATTTAATATACCGTAAAAATAAAGAAGTACTCAATCTGGAACAAAAATATGATGAAATATTCGCAACGAGCAGCAAGAATTGCTTTCCTATTGGGCATGAATTAATTGAATATTTCTTTAAAAAATGA
- a CDS encoding amino acid ABC transporter ATP-binding protein, with protein sequence MIEIIDLYKSFGKLEVLKGINEHIEKGEVVVVIGPSGSGKSTFLRCINLMEQPTKGQILFEGVDITSPKTNINLIRQKVGMVFQHFNLFPHMNVMENLTLAPIKLKGYTKEQAESIAYNLLDKVGLKDKAMEYPNKLSGGQKQRIAIARSLAMSPDVMLFDEPTSALDPEMVKEVLEVIKELANEGMTMVIVTHEMGFAKEVGTRLLFMDEGRIIEQGDPKEVFANPQEERTKIFLSKVL encoded by the coding sequence GTGATTGAGATTATTGATTTATATAAAAGTTTTGGGAAATTAGAAGTATTAAAAGGAATAAATGAACATATTGAAAAGGGAGAAGTAGTTGTTGTCATAGGACCCAGTGGTTCAGGGAAATCTACATTCCTAAGATGTATTAATTTGATGGAGCAGCCTACAAAAGGGCAGATATTATTTGAAGGTGTAGATATTACATCCCCGAAGACCAATATCAATCTCATCCGTCAGAAAGTTGGCATGGTTTTTCAGCATTTTAATTTATTTCCCCATATGAATGTTATGGAGAATTTAACTTTGGCTCCCATCAAATTAAAAGGATATACCAAAGAGCAGGCAGAAAGTATTGCGTATAATCTGCTGGATAAAGTAGGGCTTAAAGATAAGGCTATGGAGTATCCCAATAAATTATCCGGAGGACAAAAGCAAAGAATAGCTATTGCAAGATCCCTGGCCATGAGTCCTGATGTGATGCTCTTTGACGAACCTACATCGGCATTGGATCCGGAGATGGTTAAAGAAGTGTTGGAAGTTATTAAAGAATTGGCTAATGAAGGCATGACTATGGTGATCGTAACTCATGAAATGGGCTTTGCAAAAGAAGTAGGCACGAGACTTTTATTCATGGATGAAGGAAGAATCATTGAGCAAGGAGATCCCAAAGAGGTATTTGCCAATCCACAGGAAGAAAGAACCAAGATCTTCTTGAGTAAAGTGCTATAA
- the secA gene encoding preprotein translocase subunit SecA, producing the protein MKGLLEKIFGTHSERELKRIEGLVNEIEALGPQMESLSDAELRAKTDEFKKRLEEGQTLDDILPEAYAVVREAAYRVLGMRHFRVQLIGGIILHQGRIAEMKTGEGKTLVATLPAYLNALEGKGVHVVTVNDYLAKRDAEWMGKVHEFLGLSVGVILHDMDAEERRRAYNCDITYATNNELGFDYLRDNMVLYKEEMVQRDLHYAIIDEVDSVLIDEARTPLIISGSSSKSTHLYKAADVFVRRLQKGRVLTDESALNNLMRQEIQEEGDFVVDEKAKTVTLTEEGVKKAEQYFGLANLADPENMEIQHHINIALKAHHIMHLDKDYVIKDGEIVIVDEFTGRMMPGRRYSDGLHQAIEAKENVQVQRESKTLATITFQNFFNKYHKKCGMTGTALTEENEFREIYGMDVIVIPTNKPVIRIDHPDVVYKTQKAKFNAVVNEIEESYKKGQPVLVGTITIDTSEMLSQMLKKRGIKHQVLNAKYHEKEAEIVALAGQKGAVTIATNMAGRGTDIKLGEGVKELGGLKIIGTERHESRRIDNQLRGRSGRQGDPGESRFYISLEDDLMRLFGSDRISKLVETMGMPEDEPIEHKMLTKAIESAQKKVEGNNFSIRKHLLEYDRVMNDQREIIYSERRKVLEGDNLRDNIIKMVKEIIESSVDMYTGESPHADDWDIVGLREHLTKIMPIQGIEITKEEREDITKEALKEKIIDKALKLYEQKEQEIGEEQMREIERVILLRVIDQKWMDHIDNMDQMRQGIGLRAYGQRDPLVEYQFAGYDMFEEMSANIQEDTVRALYHVKIAYKPERERVAEPTSTNRGEESSVKTPYKRKEEKVGRNDPCPCGSGKKYKHCCGRNA; encoded by the coding sequence GTGAAAGGTTTATTGGAAAAGATCTTTGGAACGCATAGCGAACGGGAATTAAAAAGAATAGAAGGATTGGTTAATGAGATTGAAGCCTTGGGACCCCAAATGGAAAGTTTGTCCGATGCAGAATTAAGAGCTAAAACAGATGAATTTAAGAAAAGACTGGAAGAAGGACAAACATTGGATGATATTCTCCCTGAAGCCTATGCAGTTGTAAGAGAAGCCGCATACAGAGTTCTTGGTATGCGCCATTTTAGAGTGCAATTAATTGGTGGAATTATTCTTCACCAGGGAAGAATAGCAGAAATGAAGACAGGGGAAGGAAAAACTTTGGTTGCTACCCTTCCTGCCTATTTAAATGCTTTGGAAGGTAAAGGCGTTCATGTTGTAACTGTTAACGATTATCTGGCAAAACGTGACGCTGAATGGATGGGAAAAGTCCATGAATTCTTAGGTTTATCCGTAGGTGTAATTTTACACGATATGGATGCCGAAGAAAGAAGAAGGGCCTATAATTGTGATATTACCTATGCAACGAATAATGAATTGGGCTTTGATTATTTAAGAGACAATATGGTACTTTATAAAGAAGAAATGGTACAGAGAGACCTTCATTATGCAATCATCGACGAAGTGGACTCTGTATTGATTGATGAAGCAAGAACGCCTCTCATCATATCAGGAAGCAGTTCTAAATCTACCCATTTGTATAAAGCAGCAGATGTCTTTGTACGTCGTCTCCAAAAGGGAAGAGTGCTTACAGACGAATCTGCATTAAACAATTTAATGCGCCAGGAAATACAGGAAGAAGGGGACTTTGTTGTTGATGAGAAGGCTAAGACCGTTACATTAACAGAAGAAGGGGTAAAGAAGGCAGAGCAGTATTTTGGACTGGCTAATCTGGCAGACCCTGAAAATATGGAAATTCAGCACCATATTAATATCGCCCTTAAAGCGCATCATATTATGCATCTAGATAAGGATTATGTAATTAAAGATGGCGAAATCGTTATCGTTGATGAATTCACAGGGAGAATGATGCCCGGAAGAAGATATTCAGACGGATTGCATCAAGCCATTGAAGCTAAGGAAAATGTACAAGTGCAAAGAGAAAGTAAAACCTTGGCGACCATTACTTTCCAGAACTTTTTCAATAAATATCATAAAAAATGTGGAATGACTGGTACTGCTTTAACAGAAGAAAACGAATTCCGTGAAATATATGGTATGGACGTAATCGTTATTCCTACCAATAAGCCGGTGATTCGTATTGACCATCCGGATGTGGTATACAAAACTCAAAAAGCTAAATTTAATGCCGTTGTCAATGAAATAGAAGAATCTTATAAAAAAGGACAGCCGGTACTGGTAGGTACCATTACCATTGACACCTCAGAAATGCTTAGCCAAATGTTAAAGAAAAGAGGCATAAAGCATCAGGTATTAAACGCAAAATATCATGAAAAAGAAGCTGAAATTGTAGCATTAGCCGGACAAAAAGGTGCCGTTACCATTGCAACCAACATGGCAGGTCGTGGTACGGACATTAAACTGGGTGAAGGCGTAAAAGAATTAGGTGGTTTAAAGATTATAGGTACGGAAAGGCATGAATCAAGACGTATCGATAATCAGTTAAGAGGTCGTTCAGGCCGTCAGGGAGACCCGGGAGAATCTCGATTCTATATTTCTTTGGAAGACGATTTGATGAGATTATTTGGCTCTGACAGGATTTCAAAACTTGTTGAGACCATGGGAATGCCTGAGGATGAACCTATCGAGCATAAGATGCTTACAAAAGCCATAGAAAGTGCTCAAAAGAAAGTAGAAGGCAATAACTTCTCCATCCGTAAGCATTTGCTGGAATATGACAGAGTTATGAATGATCAAAGAGAAATCATATACAGTGAACGCCGCAAGGTATTGGAAGGAGATAACTTAAGAGATAACATTATAAAAATGGTTAAGGAAATCATTGAATCTTCTGTAGATATGTACACAGGAGAAAGTCCTCATGCAGATGACTGGGATATAGTTGGATTAAGAGAACATCTCACTAAAATCATGCCTATACAGGGCATAGAAATAACCAAAGAAGAAAGAGAAGATATTACTAAGGAAGCTCTAAAGGAAAAGATTATAGACAAGGCCCTTAAATTATATGAACAGAAGGAACAAGAAATCGGAGAAGAACAGATGCGTGAAATAGAACGGGTTATTCTTCTTCGGGTAATTGACCAAAAATGGATGGATCACATTGACAATATGGATCAGATGCGCCAGGGAATCGGACTTCGTGCATATGGCCAAAGAGATCCTCTGGTGGAATATCAGTTTGCCGGATACGATATGTTCGAAGAAATGAGTGCAAATATTCAGGAAGATACTGTTCGTGCTCTGTATCATGTAAAAATTGCTTATAAACCTGAAAGAGAAAGAGTTGCAGAACCAACTTCCACAAACAGAGGAGAAGAGTCCAGTGTAAAAACCCCTTATAAGAGGAAGGAAGAAAAAGTTGGAAGAAACGATCCTTGTCCTTGTGGAAGCGGTAAAAAGTACAAACACTGTTGCGGTAGAAATGCATAG
- the hpf gene encoding ribosome hibernation-promoting factor, HPF/YfiA family: protein MRYIISGTNIEITNALQEKIMDKLSKLEKFFVAETEAQVTLSVEKLRHIIEVTIPFQGTILRAEVDEKDMYAAIDEVVDVLERQLLKFKGRLRDRHRNNSPFKEEFIKDIDQANDEESIVIEKTKRFAIKPMSVEEAAMQMDLLGHSFFVFRNAETEEVNVVYKRKNGTYGLIEPEF, encoded by the coding sequence ATGCGTTATATCATCAGCGGAACAAATATTGAAATTACCAATGCACTCCAGGAAAAAATAATGGATAAATTAAGCAAATTAGAAAAGTTTTTCGTTGCTGAAACAGAAGCGCAAGTGACATTAAGCGTTGAAAAATTAAGACATATCATAGAAGTTACGATTCCTTTCCAGGGAACGATTTTAAGAGCTGAAGTAGATGAAAAAGATATGTATGCTGCCATTGATGAAGTTGTAGATGTATTAGAAAGACAACTTCTGAAATTCAAAGGCAGATTAAGAGATAGACACAGAAACAATAGTCCTTTTAAAGAAGAGTTTATTAAGGACATCGATCAGGCCAATGATGAAGAATCCATCGTAATAGAAAAAACCAAACGCTTTGCAATTAAACCTATGAGTGTAGAAGAAGCGGCAATGCAGATGGATTTATTGGGACATAGCTTTTTCGTTTTCCGAAATGCAGAAACTGAAGAAGTGAATGTTGTTTATAAACGTAAAAATGGTACTTACGGATTAATTGAACCGGAATTTTAA
- the prfB gene encoding peptide chain release factor 2 (programmed frameshift) gives MLELEQLKLELQPYEEKLEEMGASLDIAGAKEKLKTLEERSADPNFWSDMEEAQKVLQEIKSLKIKIQKYNELYQEYEDIVTLVEMGLEEQEESLIPEAKQGTKEFISHYEYMRIATLLDGEYDKNNAILTLHSGAGGTEACDWVSMLLRMYVRWAEDKEYKVETLDYLAGDEAGIKSVTIKISGENAYGYLKSEKGVHRLVRISPFDASGRRHTSFASCDVIPELDDDVDIEVNPEDLRIDTYRSTGAGGQHVNTTDSAVRITHIPTNIVVQCQNERSQHKNKEMALKMLKAKLYEKKMEEQMEKLQGIRGEVKEIGWGSQIRSYVFHPYNMVKDHRTNEETGNVSAVMDGEIDRFINAYLKWIH, from the exons TTGTTAGAGCTGGAACAATTAAAATTAGAACTTCAACCCTATGAGGAAAAATTAGAGGAAATGGGGGCTTCACTT GACATTGCCGGTGCCAAAGAGAAGCTAAAAACTTTAGAAGAGCGTTCCGCAGATCCGAATTTTTGGAGTGATATGGAGGAAGCTCAAAAAGTATTACAAGAAATAAAATCATTAAAAATCAAAATTCAAAAATATAATGAATTATACCAGGAATACGAAGATATAGTAACTCTGGTTGAAATGGGATTGGAAGAACAGGAAGAAAGCCTGATTCCTGAAGCTAAACAGGGGACTAAAGAATTTATCAGCCACTATGAATACATGAGGATTGCTACTTTGCTTGATGGCGAGTATGATAAGAATAATGCGATCCTTACCCTCCATTCAGGAGCGGGAGGAACAGAAGCCTGTGACTGGGTATCCATGCTCCTTAGAATGTACGTAAGATGGGCAGAGGATAAAGAATACAAGGTAGAGACTTTGGATTATTTAGCTGGAGATGAAGCCGGGATCAAATCCGTGACCATCAAAATCAGCGGAGAAAATGCCTATGGGTACCTAAAGTCTGAAAAAGGTGTTCATCGCCTGGTTAGAATTTCTCCTTTTGATGCTTCGGGAAGAAGACATACTTCTTTTGCTTCCTGCGATGTTATTCCTGAGCTGGATGATGATGTGGATATAGAAGTCAATCCTGAAGACCTTAGAATTGATACCTACAGGTCTACTGGAGCAGGTGGACAGCATGTAAATACTACTGACTCTGCTGTAAGAATTACCCATATACCTACGAATATTGTAGTTCAATGCCAAAATGAACGTTCGCAACATAAGAATAAAGAAATGGCCCTAAAAATGTTAAAAGCAAAATTGTATGAAAAAAAGATGGAAGAACAGATGGAAAAGCTTCAAGGTATTAGAGGCGAAGTGAAAGAAATCGGCTGGGGAAGCCAGATCAGATCCTATGTTTTTCATCCGTATAATATGGTAAAAGATCATCGCACCAATGAGGAAACAGGAAATGTTTCTGCAGTGATGGATGGTGAGATAGATCGGTTTATCAATGCATATTTAAAATGGATCCATTAA